From one Lysinibacillus sp. G4S2 genomic stretch:
- a CDS encoding sigma-70 family RNA polymerase sigma factor, whose product MNLVKKAQKGSDKAFLKLFQAYEADIYRMAFIYVKNQEDALDIVQEVAFKSFDKITTLKEPAYFKTWLIKITISCALNYLKRHQKVVPMKTEMLDVVPTTVKDPTISILLYQMLNELSDEEKGIVILKYYEGYSFKEISELLHIPLGTAKSVLYRALQKLRLQVEEVDFYE is encoded by the coding sequence ATTAACTTAGTAAAGAAAGCACAAAAGGGGAGTGACAAAGCCTTTTTAAAGCTTTTTCAAGCATATGAGGCGGATATATATCGAATGGCCTTTATTTATGTGAAAAATCAAGAGGATGCGTTAGATATTGTACAGGAAGTTGCATTTAAATCCTTTGATAAAATCACAACCTTAAAAGAACCTGCTTATTTTAAAACATGGCTTATTAAAATTACTATTAGCTGCGCACTAAACTATTTAAAGCGCCATCAAAAGGTTGTCCCAATGAAAACTGAGATGCTCGATGTTGTTCCTACGACGGTAAAGGATCCGACTATTTCCATTTTACTTTATCAAATGTTAAATGAATTAAGTGATGAAGAAAAAGGTATTGTCATTTTAAAGTATTACGAAGGCTATTCTTTTAAGGAAATTTCTGAGTTACTACATATTCCCCTAGGTACAGCAAAATCAGTTTTATATCGTGCTCTTCAAAAATTACGATTACAAGTAGAGGAGGTAGATTTTTATGAATAA